The genomic DNA CGCCGCTCATCCAGGAGGGATTGCCGACCTCGCGGTTGGTCGGGCCGAACATGGTGCGCACCGCCTGCTGCAGCACCAGCGAGAGACCCCAGGTGGCCAGCAGCGTCTCCAGCGGACGGCCGTAGAGGAAGCGGATGATGCTGCGCTCGATCAGGACGCCGATGGCGCCGGCGACGAGGAAGGCGAGCGGCACGGCGATCAGCAGGGAATAGTCGAACAGGCCGGGATAGCGGGTGCGGATCACCTCCTGCACCACGAAGGTGGTGTAGGCCCCGATCATCACCATCTCGCCATGGGCCATGTTGATGACGCCCATCACGCCGAAGGTGATGGCGAGCCCGATCGCCGCGAGCAGCAGCACCGAGCCGAGCGAGAGGCCGTACCAGGCATTCTGCACGCCCGACCAGACGGCGAGCGAGGACTGGATCGAGCCGATCGCGCTCGCGGCGGCCTTGGTCACCGAGGCCGGCTGGTCGCCCATGCCGGTGAGCAGCGCCAGCGCTTCCTGATCGCCGCGCGCCTTGAGCGTGGCAACCGCCTCGAGCTTCTCGACCTCGGAGGCATCCGTCTTGAACAGCAGGATGGCCGCGCGAGCCTCGCCGAGCGCAGCCTTGACCGATTTGTTGGTTTCCTTGGCGAGCGCGCCGTCGACGGCCTCGAGCGCCGTCTCCTCATGCGACTTGAAGACGGACTGCGCGGCCTGCAGGCGCGTCCCGACATCCGGCGATTGCAGCGTCAGGCCGCCGAGCGCAGCATCGACGCTGCGGCGCAGGCGGTTATTGAGGCGCACGGCGCTCGCGCTGTCGGGAACGCTGGCGACCGCCTCGCCGGTCGCGGCATCGATCGACTTGCCGTCGGCGCCCGTGACGTAAACCTTCTTGCTGTCAGGATCGGCCATGAGGCGGCCGTCCTGGAGCGCGCTGATGATGGGAAAAGCCAGCTTGTTGCCACTCCCGGCAACCACGCCGATCGCCTCTTCAGTGTCGGAGAAATCGTCATTGGCGAATTTGGCGACCCCGTCCTCGAACGGACCGGCGAAGGCCGGCAGCGCGAACGCGATCAGCAACAACGAGAACGCAAGCGAGCAGAGGCGCGCGGACAAATAGGCTGGCACTGTGAATGACCCCGGCAGAAATGGGTGGAGAAGGCGGCGGGATCGCCGCCCTCTCCGATCGTGCAATGGCGTGTCAGATCCGGATCAGGAGCCGGAACCGAGGCACTTGTTGGTCTTGGTGTTGAAGTTGCCGCACTTCTTGCCGACCCAGTCGCCGATCAGGTCCTTGGAGCCGTCGAGCTCCTTCGACCAGGCATCGCCCGCGACGAGGCCCGGGGTCTTCCAGACCACGTCGAACTGGCCGTTGCCCTTGATCTCGCCGATGAACACCGGCTTGGTGATGTGGTGGTTCGGCAGCATCTTCGACACGCCGCCGGTCAGGTTCTTGGCTTCGATGCCCGGGAGAGCGTCGATCACCTTGTCGGGATCGGTCGACTTCACCTTCTCGACCGCCTTGACCCACATGTCGAAGCCGATCACGTGCGCTTCCATCGGATCGTTTGTCACGCGCTTCGGATTCTTGGTGTAGGCCTGCCACGCCTTGATGAACTTCTCGTTCTCCGGCGACTTGATGGACTGGAAGTAGTTCCAGGCAGCGAGATGGCCGACCAGCGGCTTGGTGTCGATGCCGGCGAGCTCTTCCTCACCGACCGAGAACGCGACGACCGGGATGTCCTTCGCCTTGATACCCTGGTTGCCGAGCTCCTTGTAGAAGGGAACGTTGGCGTCGCCGTTGATGGTCGAGACTACTGCAGTCTTCTTGCCGGCCGAGCCGAACTTCTTGATGTCGGCCACGATCGTCTGCCAATCGGAGTGACCGAACGGCGTGTAGTTGATCATGATGTCTTCCTGGGCGACACCCTTGGACTTCAGATAGGCTTCCAGAATCTTGTTGGTGGTGCGCGGATAGACGTAGTCGGTGCCCGCGAGCACCCAGCGCTTCACCTTCTCTTCCTTCATCAAATAGTCGACGGCGGGGATCGCCTGCTGGTTCGGTGCCGCGCCCGTGTAGAAGACGTTGCGCTCGCTCTCCTCACCCTCGTACTGCACGGGGTAGAACAGGATGCTGTTCAGCTCCTTGAACACCGGGAGCACCGACTTGCGCGACACCGAGGTCCAGCAGCCGAACACGACCGAGACCTTGTCCTTGGTGATCAGCTCGCGCGCCTTTTCGGCGAACAGCGGCCAGTTCGAGGCGGGATCGACGACGACGGCCTCGAGCTTCTTGCCGTTCACGCCGCCCTTCTTGTTCTGCTCGTCGATCAGGAAGAGGATGGTGTCCTTCAGCGTGGTTTCGCTGATGGCCATGGTGCCGGAAAGAGAGTGCAGCACACCGACCTTGATGGTGTCGTCGGCGGCCTTCGCGCCGGTCAATGGAGCCAGTCCGAGCATCAGTCCGGCGGTCGCGGCGAGAACGCCACGGCGGCTAAATGACGCCGCTATATCGTGAATGGATTTGCTAAGCATGAGTGTCTCATCTCCCTGACGCAGACGTGAAAACGCTGCGAAACGGCCCCACGGCCGCCTGCGATTAACGGATTCGCAAGAACCGTGCCATGGACTGAGCACCCATCAACCAATTGGTTTCGCTAAACAAATCGCCCGAAATCAAAGTTTCGCCATTAAGAAGCAGCTCAAAACTTGAGCAATTCAAATGTATGCCAAAGCGGCAGGCGGTCTATTTTTTGAGCAAAATGCTAGCTCTGGCTAAATTTCCGGCATAACTATTTCTGCACCGCAACCGCCGTTTCGGGCACGCTTGCCTTGAAAGCGCCCGCTGAATGTTCCATATGAACAGCCGAGACCTCTTGCGAATCAAGGGGTCGTTGCGAGCCGCGTGTTCTTAAGCCCCCTACGGGCCTCTGGCTTGCCCCATATCTCCCAAGCCATCCGACACCCTAAACACGCAGGTGTCTTCTCGACACCCTTTTGCGCGCGCCGCGCTGAATGCGCCGGGCGTTGCGCTTTTGACATGGAAAGAACCCATCTTTTGACTTCGTTTCAAGATTTCGGCCTCGCCGAACCGATCGCGCGTGCTCTCGCCGAAGAGAACTACGTCACCCCCACCCCCATCCAGGCCCAGACTGTTCCGATCGCGCTGACCGGGCGCGACGTCGTCGGCATCGCCCAGACCGGAACCGGCAAGACCGCGTCCTTCGCGCTGCCGATCCTCCACCGCCTGCTCGAGAACCGCATCAAGCCGCAGCCCAAGACCTGCCGCGTCCTGGTGCTGTCGCCCACCCGCGAGCTGTCCGGCCAGATCCTCGATAGCTTCAACGCCTATGGCCGCCACCTCCGCCTGGCCTCGACGCTCGCCATCGGCGGCGTGCCGATGGGCCGCCAGGTCCGTGCCCTGATGCAGGGCGTCGACGTGCTGGTCGCCACCCCCGGCCGCCTGCTCGACCTCGTGCAAAGCAACGGATTGAAACTTTCGAGCGTCGAATTCCTCGTGCTCGACGAAGCCGACCGCATGCTCGACATGGGCTTCATCAACGACATCCGCAAAATCGTCGCGAAACTCCCGATCAAGCGGCAGACGCTGTTCTTCTCGGCCACCATGCCGAAGGACATCGCCGAGCTCGCCGACGCCATGCTGCGTGACCCCGCCCGCGTCGCGGTGACCCCGGTCTCCTCGACCGCCGAACGGATCAACCAGCGCATCGTCCAGGTCGACTTCTCCGCCAAGCCCGCCTTCCTGACCAAGCTGCTGAAAGACGAGCCGGTCAACCGCGCACTGGTCTTCACCCGCACCAAGCACGGTGCCGACAAGGTGGTGAAGTCACTCGAGAAGGCCGGCATTCCCGCCAGCGCCATCCACGGCAACAAGTCGCAGAACCATCGCGAGCGCACGCTCGCCCAGTTCCGCTCGGGCGAGATCCGCACCCTGGTCGCCACCGACATTGCCGCCCGCGGCATCGATGTCGACGGCATCAGCCACGTCATCAATTTCGACCTGCCCAACGTGCCGGAAACCTATGTCCACCGTATCGGCCGCACCGCGCGCGCCGGCGCCGAGGGCACCGCGATCTCGCTGGTGGCCGGCGGCGAGGAACTCAGCTACCTCCGCGACATCGAGCGGCTGATCAAGGTGGCGCTGCCGCGCGAAGACCTCCGTACCGATGCCGGCCGCCGCGACGCCGGTCCTCCCCCGTCCCAGCAACGGCAGGGCCGGCCGGGTGGCCGCCCGGGCCAGCGTCCGCAAGGCGCCCGGCACGGCGACGGACGGCGTGGCGACGAACGGCATGCCGACGGACGCCATCATAGCGCCGGCAGGCCCAGCGACGGACGGCCCGGCGAAGGACGTTATGGCGAGGGCAGACCTGTTGATGGCAGGCCCGGAGAGGGCCACAAGGCCTCCAAAGGGTCTCGCCGCCGCCGCGGTTCGGGTGGTAAGATGAATTCCTCACCAGCCGATCGGTCGGAACAGCGTCCCGCGCATAGCGCCGGCAAGCCTGATGGAATACAAGGCGTTGCCTTTTTGCGTCGCGAGAGTCGCCCCAACGGCCGACCGAACCGCAATCCTCATTCGAACTAACAGTCCACGACTGGAGACCCCCACATGGCTAAGGAAGAGCTGATCCAGTTCGAAGGACTGGTCACCGAAATCCTCCCCGACGCCCGCTACCGCGTGCAGCTCGACGCCGGACACGAGATCGTCGCCTACACGGCCGGCAAGATGAAGAAGAACCGCATCAAGACGCTGGCGGGCGACCGCGTGACGGTGGAGATGTCGCCCTATGACCTGGAGAAGGGCCGGCTGATTTTCCGCCACAAGGACGAACGTCCCAGCGGGGTGGGTGGACCGCCTCGTCCCGGACAGCGCGGCGGTCAGTTCCGTCGCCGCTAGCCTATGGTTGGCGCGCAAGCGCGGAAATAAAATGCCGATCTTTATTTTGATCCGCCGTGCACCCACGGCGGATCAAAAAATCGTGCGCGCCCCGATTGTTTTGAGTCCCCAATTCCGATAAAAGGAATTTATCGATTTTCGGCCGGACGACATTAGCATCCACCGGTACAGCCGGTTCAGACACGCTGACGACCCTTCCAAAAATTCGATCTAACCGGCCCGCGCGAGTGGGCTCCAACCTTGTGTTATCTGAGAAGGGACTACCCCCGTGAGCATGGGAACCGTGAAGTGGTTTAACGCGACCAAAGGCTTCGGCTTCATTCAGCCCGACGATGGCGGCCAGGACGTGTTCGTCCACATCAGCGCCGTGGAACGTGCCGGCCTCGGCACGCTGCGTGAAGGTCAGAAGATCTCCTACGAGATCGTGGCCGACCGTCGTTCCGGCAAGTCGGCGGCAGACAATCTCCGCGACGCAGGCTGAACCCGCCGGGCCTCGCCCGATCGGCTCGCAAGAAACAAGAAGGCCGTGCGCACCGCACGGCCTTTTTCATTTTCATTCTACACCCTGCTCGAGGACATCAGCACGAGGACGGTACGCCGTTGTAGGGAACGCAAGTGACCTGGCGCGGCCGCGTATACGACAGATCGCTCAGCGGCAGGCTCGACTTCAACACGTAGCCCACCGACGGTGTGTAAGTGTAGCTCGCCTCGCTGAGGATGAGGTAGGTCGACGGAATGAGCAGCGTCGATGGAATTTCGTTGGTCACCTTGTCGCCAGCCTTCCGAGCCGAGGTCGCCAGCGTCGCTTGCGTCGCGCCGCTCGCGATGGTTCCGGCCTTGCTCCACTGGACCGTGGCAATGCTGTTCTCATCGATATAGATCTGGGAAATCGCGCCTTTCACGAGCGTTGCGTCGTAAGGCATGATGATCGAGATGCTGGCCGTGAACGTGTTCTGCATGTCGGAATCGGCAAGCGTCGTCGACTGCGACGTCAGATCGGACAGGGTCCGTGCAATCAACGTGACCTTGCGATCGATCGCCACCGCCGACGAGAACTCGACGGTGCCGAAGAACATCACCAGCATCAGCGGGACGATGACCGCGAATTCGGTCGCCGCGAGCGCGCGCTTGTCGGCGACGAAGTCACGCAATGAGCAGCGGGCATTTCCCAAGAAATTCGCAATCGCCTGCATTGGTCCGCCCAGATCCATCTGCCTCAGAAGGGTTCGTTCTTGAAGGCTGCGGTCGCCACCAGCAGCCGCTTGTTGCTGCAACCGATGTTGTAGCCGAGGCCGGTGACGACGAGCGGCCACTGGTAGAACAGCCGCACCACGACGACCTGGCTGGCGCTGCCGGGATTGTATTGCACGCCGGCCGGATTGAAGGTGCAGGAATCGCCGTAATTGGTGAGGCTCAGCGTCGTGAAGGAACTGGTGCTCACCACGTCGACGTAGAGCTTATTGCAATCGAACAGCGCCGGGATCTGGCTGCAGACATAGGCCTTGAACGTGGTCTGATCGCACGCCGACACCGTGTTGGGCACCGTCTGACAGGCCGCCACCGAGCCGCCCTGCGCTTGCGCCTGACCGGTCAGAATCGCACGTGCCGAAGCTTGGGTGACGGTCTCGAGCACCTGGCCTGCGAAGAACACCAGCGCCGTCTCGATGATGGCGAACAGCAGCCCGAAGAAGATCGGAGCAACGAGCGCGAACTCGACCGCCGCAGAGCCGCGGCGGCTGCCGCGAAACCGGCTTAGCGCCTTGCGGAGCGTAAATCTCGTAGACGGAAGCGATGGCATCGCGTCAGATTCCCCAGCAGCGGCGATCCTCTGCTTCATTCAATAGCTAAAACTGATTGTTTAAGTGTTGCAGGCGATTCACGCTGCGCGAACCGCACGGCTAAGGATGCGTTAACCACGCATGCCGGCGGCAGGAAAAGACGGCGCGCGCAGCCGGAAGTCGCCTGGCGTCCGGGAAGCGCCGAGGCGGATCAGGCGATCCACCCCGGCGCGAACCGGTCAATCGGTCTGGCTAGTTGGATTTGGTGGCCGCACCGGCGTTGCCGCTGGCACTGCTGCTCAGCGAACCGGCCTGGCTCATCGTGTTGTTGAAGTAGGTGTCGCTGTCGCCGAGCGTCACCCGGCGTTGGCAAAGCGGCATGCAGCTGTAGGACTCGCGCTCGATCCCGCGATAGACGGTGACGAGCCGGTCGCTCGGGCCTTCGACCTGGATCTGGCGGTCGACCAGAATCTCGCCGCTCCGGTCGAGCGCGATGAAA from Bradyrhizobium sp. CCBAU 53351 includes the following:
- the urtB gene encoding urea ABC transporter permease subunit UrtB, giving the protein MPAYLSARLCSLAFSLLLIAFALPAFAGPFEDGVAKFANDDFSDTEEAIGVVAGSGNKLAFPIISALQDGRLMADPDSKKVYVTGADGKSIDAATGEAVASVPDSASAVRLNNRLRRSVDAALGGLTLQSPDVGTRLQAAQSVFKSHEETALEAVDGALAKETNKSVKAALGEARAAILLFKTDASEVEKLEAVATLKARGDQEALALLTGMGDQPASVTKAAASAIGSIQSSLAVWSGVQNAWYGLSLGSVLLLAAIGLAITFGVMGVINMAHGEMVMIGAYTTFVVQEVIRTRYPGLFDYSLLIAVPLAFLVAGAIGVLIERSIIRFLYGRPLETLLATWGLSLVLQQAVRTMFGPTNREVGNPSWMSGAFELGQITITYNRLWILVFTLAVFAILLAMLRYTALGLEMRAVTQNRRMAASMGIATSRVDALTFGLGSGIAGIAGVALSQIDNVSPNLGQSYIIDSFMVVVFGGVGNLWGTLVGAFTLGIANKFLEPVAGAVLGKIAILVLIILFIQKRPRGLFALKGRAVEA
- the urtA gene encoding urea ABC transporter substrate-binding protein, encoding MLSKSIHDIAASFSRRGVLAATAGLMLGLAPLTGAKAADDTIKVGVLHSLSGTMAISETTLKDTILFLIDEQNKKGGVNGKKLEAVVVDPASNWPLFAEKARELITKDKVSVVFGCWTSVSRKSVLPVFKELNSILFYPVQYEGEESERNVFYTGAAPNQQAIPAVDYLMKEEKVKRWVLAGTDYVYPRTTNKILEAYLKSKGVAQEDIMINYTPFGHSDWQTIVADIKKFGSAGKKTAVVSTINGDANVPFYKELGNQGIKAKDIPVVAFSVGEEELAGIDTKPLVGHLAAWNYFQSIKSPENEKFIKAWQAYTKNPKRVTNDPMEAHVIGFDMWVKAVEKVKSTDPDKVIDALPGIEAKNLTGGVSKMLPNHHITKPVFIGEIKGNGQFDVVWKTPGLVAGDAWSKELDGSKDLIGDWVGKKCGNFNTKTNKCLGSGS
- a CDS encoding DEAD/DEAH box helicase, translating into MERTHLLTSFQDFGLAEPIARALAEENYVTPTPIQAQTVPIALTGRDVVGIAQTGTGKTASFALPILHRLLENRIKPQPKTCRVLVLSPTRELSGQILDSFNAYGRHLRLASTLAIGGVPMGRQVRALMQGVDVLVATPGRLLDLVQSNGLKLSSVEFLVLDEADRMLDMGFINDIRKIVAKLPIKRQTLFFSATMPKDIAELADAMLRDPARVAVTPVSSTAERINQRIVQVDFSAKPAFLTKLLKDEPVNRALVFTRTKHGADKVVKSLEKAGIPASAIHGNKSQNHRERTLAQFRSGEIRTLVATDIAARGIDVDGISHVINFDLPNVPETYVHRIGRTARAGAEGTAISLVAGGEELSYLRDIERLIKVALPREDLRTDAGRRDAGPPPSQQRQGRPGGRPGQRPQGARHGDGRRGDERHADGRHHSAGRPSDGRPGEGRYGEGRPVDGRPGEGHKASKGSRRRRGSGGKMNSSPADRSEQRPAHSAGKPDGIQGVAFLRRESRPNGRPNRNPHSN
- the infA gene encoding translation initiation factor IF-1 gives rise to the protein MAKEELIQFEGLVTEILPDARYRVQLDAGHEIVAYTAGKMKKNRIKTLAGDRVTVEMSPYDLEKGRLIFRHKDERPSGVGGPPRPGQRGGQFRRR
- a CDS encoding cold-shock protein, with the protein product MSMGTVKWFNATKGFGFIQPDDGGQDVFVHISAVERAGLGTLREGQKISYEIVADRRSGKSAADNLRDAG
- a CDS encoding TadE/TadG family type IV pilus assembly protein, translating into MQAIANFLGNARCSLRDFVADKRALAATEFAVIVPLMLVMFFGTVEFSSAVAIDRKVTLIARTLSDLTSQSTTLADSDMQNTFTASISIIMPYDATLVKGAISQIYIDENSIATVQWSKAGTIASGATQATLATSARKAGDKVTNEIPSTLLIPSTYLILSEASYTYTPSVGYVLKSSLPLSDLSYTRPRQVTCVPYNGVPSSC
- a CDS encoding TadE/TadG family type IV pilus assembly protein; translation: MPSLPSTRFTLRKALSRFRGSRRGSAAVEFALVAPIFFGLLFAIIETALVFFAGQVLETVTQASARAILTGQAQAQGGSVAACQTVPNTVSACDQTTFKAYVCSQIPALFDCNKLYVDVVSTSSFTTLSLTNYGDSCTFNPAGVQYNPGSASQVVVVRLFYQWPLVVTGLGYNIGCSNKRLLVATAAFKNEPF